The Actinomycetota bacterium genomic sequence CCCCGCCACCGGCACCGCCGCCGACCCCGCCACCGGAGCCGCCGGAGGACGCCCGCACCCGGCCGATGAGTCCGTCAGCAGCACCGGGACGATCAGCGGACACCGGGTCCCACAGCTCCCGGCCGGCGGCAGGGTCCGGCGGTGGCGAACAGGGCCGCCCCCTCGCCGTCGTCCAGGTCGTCGGCCGTCGCCGCCTGATCTCCATGGGGCGGGACCGTGGCACGCGGTAGGATCCGCGATGTCGAGGCCGACCAGGGAGGTCGTGGATGACCACCACCGAGTACCGACAGTTCATCGGCGGCGAGTGGACCGGGGCGAGCGGCGGGGCGACCTTCGAGGACCTCGACCCGTACTCGGGCGAGGTCGTGGCCACGGTCGCCGCCGGCACCCGCGAGGACGCCCGCCGGGCCGTGGAGGCCGCCCAGGCCGCCTTCCCGGCCTGGTCGCAGACGCCGCCGGCCGAGCGCCAGCGGATCTTCCTGGCCGCCGCCGACATCCTGGAGCGCCGCGCCGACGACGTCGTCGGCCTGCTGACCCGCGAGACCGGCTGCGTCACCTACGGGTTCGGGATGTTCCAGATGGGCTTCGTGCCCGGCCTGCTGCGCCAGGCGGCCGCCCTGGCCTACAGCCCGATCGGCCAGATCCTCCCCGCCGACCTGCCCGGGGCCATGGCCATGGGGCTGCGCCGGCCGGTCGGGGTGGTCGGCGCCGTCTTCCCCTGGAACGCCGCCCTGATCCTGTCCGCCCGCGGCATCGCCGCCCCGCTGGCCCTTGGCAACACGGTCGTGGCCAAGCCGTCGGAGGAGTCGCCGTTCGTGGGCGGGCTGCTCTGGGGCGAGATCTTCGCCGAGGCCGGGCTGCCCGACGGCGTCCTCAACATCGTCACCCACGCCCCCGGCGAGGCCGGACCCATCGGCGAGGAGCTGGTCGAGCACCCGGCGGTCCGGCGGCTCAACTTCACCGGCTCCACCGCCACCGGCCGCCTCCTGGCCGAGGCCGCCGGCCGGCACCTCAAGCGGGTCGTGCTCGAGCTGGGCGGCAACAACCCGCTGCTGGTGCTCGACGACGCCGACCTCGACTACGCCGTCGACGCCAGCGCCTTCGGGGCGTTCCTGCACCAGGGCCAGAT encodes the following:
- a CDS encoding aldehyde dehydrogenase family protein is translated as MTTTEYRQFIGGEWTGASGGATFEDLDPYSGEVVATVAAGTREDARRAVEAAQAAFPAWSQTPPAERQRIFLAAADILERRADDVVGLLTRETGCVTYGFGMFQMGFVPGLLRQAAALAYSPIGQILPADLPGAMAMGLRRPVGVVGAVFPWNAALILSARGIAAPLALGNTVVAKPSEESPFVGGLLWGEIFAEAGLPDGVLNIVTHAPGEAGPIGEELVEHPAVRRLNFTGSTATGRLLAEAAGRHLKRVVLELGGNNPLLVLDDADLDYAVDASAFGAFLHQGQICMSARRLLVDRRVADPYLERLSAKTAGLKVGDPAEPGVVIGPLINQRALDTVAGRVADAVAGGAKVLAGGERVGSCFQATLLADVPADSELARLETFGPVATVEVVDGAEEAVARANDTAYGLTAGILTGDPDRGLALADRLQVGIVHVNDQPVHDEPQMPFGGVKDSGWGRFGGQAAIDEFTELKWVTVQSGTRPFPF